In Limnobaculum parvum, one DNA window encodes the following:
- a CDS encoding winged helix-turn-helix domain-containing protein, producing the protein MDRGDMDYQLYGFLIGKDVHFEIGSGQLYRLSSNGTEKHLIFGALFFSDTMLQLFLYMLKHGRDNRVTKEELLKKIWEDNKLSPSPQRLWQVLTGLNKKLQTLGLPDEFIKTIKGSGYTIGFKEIIPLYYRSSEIL; encoded by the coding sequence ATGGATAGAGGAGATATGGATTATCAACTTTATGGTTTTTTAATTGGTAAAGATGTTCATTTCGAAATAGGAAGTGGGCAACTTTATCGACTTTCTTCAAACGGAACAGAAAAACACCTAATTTTTGGTGCTTTGTTTTTTAGTGACACAATGTTACAGCTATTTCTTTATATGTTGAAACACGGTCGCGATAACCGAGTAACGAAAGAAGAACTGCTGAAGAAAATCTGGGAAGACAACAAATTGAGCCCATCGCCCCAGCGGTTATGGCAGGTTTTAACAGGGCTTAACAAGAAGTTGCAAACGTTAGGACTACCTGATGAGTTCATTAAAACTATAAAAGGAAGTGGATACACGATAGGTTTTAAAGAAATCATTCCTCTCTATTATAGATCCAGTGAAATATTATGA
- a CDS encoding winged helix-turn-helix domain-containing protein has protein sequence MNKIYIINETVCFDPEKHTLSVYGQSGLEVNLHIPASQCLHQLLLHNGQTLSQQFLFEQVWEKNGVYVSSNTLYQNIALIRKAIKSVGLAEDVIKTLPKAGVKCIADVREIQNASIFPSPSVIPVDSKTQNTTSDNLIEKETTIAAGNLSGKPNPFRWIYLLAAIIFICSSGWVYLTQYHSNNIFEAYHPAGEVNGCNLFSSYNDAQKSALIFADLMKRKPFSCTPGSAVYMNVNRVYEKSSLVVCDKLIDSSNVRCESYVYIEANNEQ, from the coding sequence ATGAACAAAATCTATATTATTAATGAAACTGTTTGCTTTGATCCTGAGAAGCATACGTTGTCGGTTTATGGGCAATCTGGATTGGAAGTGAACCTTCACATACCTGCCAGCCAGTGCCTACATCAATTGCTGTTGCATAACGGACAGACACTTAGCCAGCAATTTCTGTTTGAGCAGGTTTGGGAGAAAAACGGAGTTTATGTCTCTTCTAACACCCTTTACCAAAACATTGCATTAATAAGAAAAGCCATAAAGTCCGTTGGGTTGGCTGAAGATGTCATTAAAACTCTGCCCAAAGCGGGTGTTAAGTGCATCGCTGACGTAAGAGAAATTCAGAATGCTTCAATATTTCCATCACCATCAGTCATTCCTGTTGATAGCAAAACACAAAACACCACATCCGATAACCTAATAGAAAAAGAAACAACCATCGCGGCAGGCAATTTGTCGGGCAAACCAAACCCGTTCAGATGGATTTACCTCCTCGCTGCAATCATTTTCATTTGTTCATCTGGATGGGTATATCTAACCCAATATCACAGTAACAATATATTTGAGGCGTATCACCCCGCAGGAGAGGTAAATGGATGCAATCTGTTTTCTTCATATAACGACGCACAAAAAAGCGCCCTCATATTTGCCGATCTGATGAAGAGAAAACCATTTAGTTGCACCCCAGGAAGCGCTGTCTATATGAATGTTAATCGCGTATATGAGAAATCATCCCTTGTGGTATGCGATAAATTAATTGATAGCAGTAACGTACGCTGTGAATCTTATGTCTATATTGAGGCAAATAATGAACAATAA
- a CDS encoding FKBP-type peptidyl-prolyl cis-trans isomerase N-terminal domain-containing protein has product MMKCNNKRRYRFFFALILPLALPANAASLDEGIIGVRVRGEPSQSQASKPSSETESLNNRSNLEQRATSPEVSTKASSKSQNELPRLRQQQAESVKQIAELERKISTLESALKLSKAKQSASASNVESVVPQDNKLNQQLVTLRSQLSDAESRLQVLQKTADAEKKQREQKQTQIDTLTKQLTGDEQQKASLEKQLAELKAQHEKLQSNKTEEQKKQLSVSGAQITQIAALEKQLAESKARYEKQQGSNTEELKKQQTAFATQVNQIAALEKQLAESKAQRDKQQDSSAEELKKQQTASAAQAKQIAALEKQLAESKAQHDKQQGSSAEELKKQQTAFATQVNQIATLEKQLAESKVLRDKQQGSSAEELKKQQTAFATQVNQIATLEKQLAESKALRDKQQGSSAEELKKQQTASAAQAKQIAALEKQLAESKAQHDKQQGSSAEELKKQQTASAAQAKQIAALEKQLAESKAQHDKQQGSSAEELKKQQTASAAQAKQITALEKQLAESKAQHDKQQGSSAEELKKQQTASAAQAKQIAELEKQLAESKAQHDKQQGSSAEELKKQQTASAAQAKQIAALEKQLAESKAQHDKQQGSSAEELKKQQTASAAQAKQIAELEKQLTESKTQRDKLQNSSTEEQKKQLAASVAQVAQIAALEKQLAGEKAQREILQGNSSEEQKKQQMAFAGQLKQITDLEKQLTEEKAQHEKLQTSGTAEQKQQQVVLTGQLKQIADLEKQLAEEKAQHEKLQTSGTAEQKQQQVALTGQLKQIADLEKQLAEEKTQREKLQNSAGELVKQQALAAEQQQKVATLEKQLAEAKATPALNTEAQSKQQLAATSSLKEIEALKAQLSEEKLQHEQQKNRADTLVKQQIAGQELLAMFNKQVIAQQGLISTAANKSGELANKPVTDLENESKVKTAVAATGDKPTIPKSEDELVAYALGMQLGDKVQDSLAENAELGLSVNTNWALLGLVDTVKQQLQVDRGALLESLNKVSDTIRRNMRDKKQEAEKSGKQYQKEFAAKPQVNKDPTGFHYRIEYGGDNKIPENANIMISVKESLVDGTIIEDMDVQRRYVTQPLNKYPPVFRAALARLRDHGSMTLVVPPELAYGDRGLAPLIPPGSTILYSIRIVGVTTPK; this is encoded by the coding sequence ATGATGAAATGCAATAATAAGCGTCGTTACAGATTTTTTTTCGCTCTAATTTTACCTTTGGCTCTACCTGCGAATGCGGCTTCACTGGATGAAGGCATCATTGGTGTAAGGGTTCGGGGTGAGCCTTCTCAGAGCCAAGCATCCAAGCCTTCTTCTGAGACAGAATCTCTGAATAACAGATCTAATCTGGAGCAGAGAGCTACATCTCCGGAGGTTTCCACCAAGGCATCCTCCAAAAGCCAAAATGAGTTACCGCGTTTGAGGCAGCAGCAGGCGGAATCGGTTAAACAGATTGCTGAACTTGAACGGAAAATCTCAACGCTTGAGTCAGCGTTAAAATTATCTAAAGCCAAACAGTCCGCATCTGCATCTAATGTGGAAAGTGTTGTTCCGCAAGACAATAAGCTTAACCAGCAGTTAGTCACGCTGAGATCACAATTATCTGATGCAGAATCTCGCCTGCAAGTATTACAAAAAACGGCAGATGCAGAAAAAAAACAGCGGGAACAAAAACAAACCCAGATTGATACGCTAACCAAACAGCTGACAGGCGATGAGCAGCAGAAAGCCTCATTGGAAAAACAACTGGCAGAATTGAAAGCTCAGCACGAAAAATTACAGAGCAATAAAACGGAAGAACAGAAGAAGCAGCTATCTGTTTCGGGCGCACAGATAACTCAAATTGCTGCGCTTGAGAAGCAACTGGCCGAATCGAAAGCCCGGTATGAAAAGCAGCAGGGCAGCAATACTGAAGAACTGAAAAAGCAGCAAACGGCCTTCGCCACTCAGGTGAATCAAATTGCCGCGCTGGAAAAACAGTTGGCGGAGTCGAAAGCGCAGCGTGACAAACAGCAGGACAGCAGCGCCGAAGAGCTGAAAAAGCAGCAAACGGCTTCAGCGGCTCAGGCGAAGCAAATTGCCGCGCTGGAAAAACAGCTGGCGGAGTCGAAAGCACAGCATGACAAACAGCAGGGCAGCAGCGCCGAAGAGCTGAAAAAGCAGCAAACGGCCTTCGCCACTCAGGTGAATCAAATTGCCACGCTGGAAAAACAGTTGGCGGAGTCGAAAGTGCTGCGTGACAAACAGCAGGGCAGCAGCGCCGAAGAGCTGAAAAAGCAGCAAACGGCCTTCGCCACTCAGGTGAATCAAATTGCCACGCTGGAAAAACAGTTGGCGGAGTCGAAAGCGCTGCGTGACAAACAGCAGGGCAGCAGCGCCGAAGAGCTGAAAAAGCAGCAAACGGCTTCAGCGGCTCAGGCAAAGCAAATTGCCGCGCTGGAAAAACAGCTGGCGGAGTCGAAAGCACAGCATGACAAACAGCAGGGCAGCAGCGCCGAAGAGCTGAAAAAGCAACAAACGGCTTCAGCGGCTCAGGCGAAGCAAATTGCCGCGCTGGAAAAACAGTTGGCGGAGTCGAAAGCACAGCATGACAAACAGCAGGGCAGCAGCGCCGAAGAGCTGAAAAAACAGCAAACGGCTTCAGCGGCTCAGGCGAAGCAAATTACCGCGCTGGAAAAACAGTTGGCGGAGTCGAAAGCACAGCATGACAAACAGCAGGGCAGCAGCGCCGAAGAGCTGAAAAAGCAACAAACGGCTTCAGCGGCTCAGGCGAAGCAAATTGCCGAACTGGAAAAACAGCTGGCGGAGTCGAAAGCACAGCATGACAAACAGCAGGGCAGCAGCGCCGAAGAGCTGAAAAAGCAACAAACGGCTTCAGCGGCTCAGGCGAAGCAAATTGCCGCGCTGGAAAAACAGCTGGCGGAGTCGAAAGCACAGCATGACAAACAGCAGGGCAGCAGCGCCGAAGAGCTGAAAAAGCAGCAAACGGCTTCAGCGGCTCAGGCGAAGCAAATTGCCGAACTGGAAAAGCAATTGACCGAGTCTAAAACTCAGCGAGATAAGTTACAAAACAGCAGTACTGAAGAGCAGAAGAAACAGCTGGCCGCTTCTGTTGCTCAAGTGGCACAAATTGCTGCATTAGAAAAGCAACTGGCGGGAGAAAAAGCCCAGCGAGAGATACTGCAAGGCAATAGCAGTGAAGAACAGAAGAAACAGCAGATGGCATTCGCAGGGCAACTGAAGCAAATCACTGACCTGGAAAAACAACTGACTGAAGAGAAAGCCCAGCACGAGAAGTTACAAACCAGCGGTACTGCAGAACAGAAACAGCAGCAGGTGGTGCTTACAGGGCAACTAAAACAAATCGCTGATTTAGAAAAGCAGTTGGCAGAAGAGAAAGCCCAGCACGAGAAGTTACAAACCAGCGGTACTGCAGAACAGAAACAGCAGCAGGTGGCGCTTACAGGGCAACTAAAACAAATCGCTGATTTAGAAAAGCAGTTGGCAGAAGAGAAAACGCAGCGCGAAAAATTACAAAACAGTGCCGGAGAGTTAGTCAAACAGCAAGCATTAGCCGCTGAACAACAGCAAAAGGTCGCTACTCTGGAAAAACAGTTGGCGGAAGCGAAGGCTACGCCAGCGTTAAATACTGAAGCGCAGTCTAAGCAGCAACTGGCAGCAACCTCGTCCCTTAAGGAAATTGAAGCATTAAAAGCTCAGTTGTCTGAAGAGAAGTTGCAGCATGAACAGCAGAAAAACCGCGCGGATACGTTGGTTAAGCAGCAAATCGCCGGACAAGAATTGTTGGCGATGTTTAATAAACAAGTTATTGCTCAGCAGGGATTGATCAGCACCGCAGCAAATAAATCGGGTGAACTCGCTAATAAGCCGGTCACCGATTTAGAAAATGAATCAAAAGTAAAAACAGCAGTAGCAGCAACGGGCGATAAGCCAACCATTCCTAAAAGTGAAGATGAATTGGTTGCCTATGCGCTGGGTATGCAACTGGGGGATAAGGTTCAGGATTCATTGGCGGAAAATGCTGAGTTAGGGTTGAGTGTTAACACTAATTGGGCGCTGCTTGGTCTAGTCGATACAGTGAAGCAGCAGCTACAGGTAGATCGTGGTGCACTGCTTGAGAGTCTGAATAAAGTCAGCGATACCATTCGCCGTAATATGCGGGATAAAAAGCAAGAGGCGGAAAAAAGTGGTAAGCAATATCAAAAAGAGTTTGCAGCAAAACCTCAGGTAAATAAGGACCCAACAGGTTTTCATTATCGTATTGAATACGGTGGAGATAATAAGATACCTGAGAACGCCAATATCATGATTTCAGTAAAAGAGAGCTTGGTTGACGGCACGATTATCGAAGATATGGATGTCCAGCGCCGCTATGTGACTCAGCCGCTGAATAAATATCCTCCGGTATTCAGAGCTGCACTGGCTCGGTTACGCGATCATGGCAGTATGACGCTGGTGGTGCCTCCTGAATTAGCCTATGGCGATCGAGGTTTGGCTCCGTTGATTCCACCGGGTTCAACCATCCTATATAGCATCCGAATTGTCGGTGTCACTACGCCGAAGTAA